A stretch of DNA from Thalassospiraceae bacterium LMO-SO8:
CTTATTTCACGGACACCCATAATCTGGCCGAAGGCGCGGGAGCGGCGACCTTGGCGGCCCGTCTTCAGGAACGCGACGCCATGGCCGGGAAGAAGACGGGCGTGGTGCTTTCCGGCGGCAACGTGGACAAGGATTTGCTGGTCCGCGTGCTTGCCGGAAAAGGGGCGGGGGGCTAAAACCGTTGTCCCGCCCGATCCGCGGCAGAAAGAACCAAAAAGGGAGCCATCCATGTCCACCAACGCCTACCGCATCGCCGTCATCCCCGGGGACGGCATTGGCAACGAAGTCATGCCCGAAGCGCTCCGCGTGCTCGAGGTGATCGGCCGCAAGCACGACCTGTCGTTCAAGTTCGACGAATTCGACTGGAGCTGCGAGCGCTACGCCAAGGAAGGTGCCATGATGCCGGAAGACGGGCTGGACACCATCAAGGGCCATGATTCGATCCTGCTGGGCGCCGTCGGCTTCCCGGGCGTGAAGGACCATGTCTCGCTTTGGGGGCTGTTGATCCCGATCCGCCGCCAGTTCCAACAGTACCTGTCGCTGCGCCCGGTCAAGCTCATGGAAGGCATGCCCTGTCCGCTGGCAAACCGCAAGCCGGGCGACATCGACTTCCTGGTCGTGCGCGAAAACAACGAAGGCGAATATTCCGACATCGGCGGACGCGGCAATGTCGGCACGCCGGAAGAATTCGCGACGCAGCTGTCCGTGTTCACCAAGAAGGGCTGCGACCGCATCATCCGCGTCGCCTTCGAACTGGCCCGCACGCGCAAGCGCAAGAAGGTCACCTCGGCGACCAAATCCAACGGCATCAGCATCTCCATGCCCTATTGGGACGAACGCTTCGCGGCGATCGCATCGGAATATCCGGATATCGAGACCGACCAGTTCCACATCGACATTCTGACGGCCCATTTCGTGCGCAACCCGGATTGGTTCGACGTGGTCGTCGGCTCCAATCTGTTCGGCGATATTCTGTCCGACCTGGGGCCGGCCTGCACCGGCACCATCGGCATCGCGCCGTCGGCCAACATCAATCCCGAACGGGATTATCCGTCGATGTTCGAGCCGGTTCACGGCTCCGCCCCCGACATCGCGGGCCAAAACATCGCCAACCCCATCGGCCAGATCTGGTCGGCGGCGATGATGCTCGACCACCTGGGCCAGAAGGACGCGGCCGACGAGATCGTGCGCGTCATCGAACAGGTGGTCGCCGGCGACGGTCCCAAGACCCGCGACATGGGCGGCACGGCCTCGACCCAGGAACTGGGCGCGGCCATTGCCGAGGCGCTGTCCTCTTAAGGGACGTGCGGGGATGCCGGACGCGGTCATCACGACGGTCACCGGCGGCCCGGACCTTGATGCGGTGCGGGAAATGTTCGCCGAATACGGGGCCGACGTTTCCCGCGCCTACTGCCTGAAAGGCTTCGACGCCGAGCTGGCGGGGCTGCCCGGGGCTTACGGCCCGCCCCGGGGGGCTCTGTTGCTTTTGCGCGCGGACGCCGCCGCCGCCGGCGCGGTCGGTGTCCGCGCTCTGTCCGAAGACAGGGCGGAAATGAAACGCCTGTACGTGCGTCCGGCCTGGCAGGGCCAAGGCTTCGGCCGCCGGTTGGCCGCGGCCGCCGTGGGCCATGCCCGGGCCGCCGGGTTCCGCGCGCTCTGTCTGGATACCCTCGATCACATGAAAGGCGCGCAGGCCCTCTACCGCGCCATGGGATTCGCCGAAATCGCGCCTTATCACGGCGACACGGCCCCCGGCATGCGGTTCATGGAATTGACCATGTCGGCCCAGGACGCCGGATCGCCCCGGAAATCCTAGGTCCACCTTAGGGGTGGTGAATGATTCCTCCTTTTTTACCAATTGTTTACCCCAATGGTTTTCACTATCCTTGAGTTGATCCAGACGTGGCGCCGCCATCCTGGGTATTTTCCGGCGTTTTCTTGGGAGTGAACGCCGGGGCGGCGCGTGTCTTAGCTGCGGGAGAGGATCATGACCGGTCGACGTCTTATGGCGCGGTTTGCGTTTGTTGCGGTGGCAACCGTGGGCATTGGTGCCTGTGGTGCCTTGCAGGAATCGCAGATCTTCACGGACACCTTCTGGGCGGGAAGCCCCCTGAAGCAGAACGACGAGGCCGAACTGGGCA
This window harbors:
- a CDS encoding GNAT family N-acetyltransferase, whose amino-acid sequence is MPDAVITTVTGGPDLDAVREMFAEYGADVSRAYCLKGFDAELAGLPGAYGPPRGALLLLRADAAAAGAVGVRALSEDRAEMKRLYVRPAWQGQGFGRRLAAAAVGHARAAGFRALCLDTLDHMKGAQALYRAMGFAEIAPYHGDTAPGMRFMELTMSAQDAGSPRKS
- a CDS encoding tartrate dehydrogenase, yielding MSTNAYRIAVIPGDGIGNEVMPEALRVLEVIGRKHDLSFKFDEFDWSCERYAKEGAMMPEDGLDTIKGHDSILLGAVGFPGVKDHVSLWGLLIPIRRQFQQYLSLRPVKLMEGMPCPLANRKPGDIDFLVVRENNEGEYSDIGGRGNVGTPEEFATQLSVFTKKGCDRIIRVAFELARTRKRKKVTSATKSNGISISMPYWDERFAAIASEYPDIETDQFHIDILTAHFVRNPDWFDVVVGSNLFGDILSDLGPACTGTIGIAPSANINPERDYPSMFEPVHGSAPDIAGQNIANPIGQIWSAAMMLDHLGQKDAADEIVRVIEQVVAGDGPKTRDMGGTASTQELGAAIAEALSS